The following DNA comes from Alphaproteobacteria bacterium.
GATCTGTTCAGCAGCGGCCATTAAGTCACTCATATCTTTCTTTGATGTGCTCGCCAGGTCCACATCCTTCAGAAGTTGGGGATTCAAACTAAGATATTTTCCTCCCAATGCCTCAACCAACATCTTTACAGTTTCTGAGGTATGAGTATTTGGGGCATTCAGCAAAGCATCTATGGTTGTCCCAAAATTTCTACCAAGACCAGATAAAGCGCCTCCTCCAAAAGTGCCAGATCCATAAAATTTATTTTTTTTCAAATAAACGCCAGTACCAATGGAAACAAGATATATTTTTTTGTTTGGCATCAAATCTTTAGCAACCGTTACACCCACTGCAGCGGGATTATTTACCCCAATTCCTCCATCAGTCAGCTTCTTTTTTTCATCACCTACAAATAAGGTGTAGGGCTTAAAATAAGTAGGAGCTGCACTTGTTGCCCGGGCGGCTTGCCACAAGAAATAGTCATCTCTGTGGTTTGCTACGGCGTTTAAGGTGTTAAAGAAAAACGGCGTTCCACGCTCAATATCAAAACTGGTGACAACAACTGGATTAATTGTTTGGGAGAGCGTGGCATTTCCAAAATGAGTCTTCAAATATTCCTCATAGTGTTTTGCGCTATATTTTGCCGTTAAAACCCCGCCTGTTCCTCGTACTTTTCTAAGAAGGCTAGGGTGTGAAAATATTTTTTTCGGAAGGTCTGTGTAAAGCC
Coding sequences within:
- a CDS encoding patatin-like phospholipase family protein, yielding MNYKLGLLLFLTLFQLTANSFPTRYSCADLKFYKKLLETKKPGSLTSHPNCNASAIKSATKNPENEEFWKQEIEPVYITQFGHPSSLFQDCKDCVSSAPHHTRDSYQNKLESKDYIFVLSLDGGGVRGIIAAKILAHIAKETGRTIPEIFDIFVGTSTGGLIALFLNAPDDLGHPKYSAEDLVGLYTDLPKKIFSHPSLLRKVRGTGGVLTAKYSAKHYEEYLKTHFGNATLSQTINPVVVTSFDIERGTPFFFNTLNAVANHRDDYFLWQAARATSAAPTYFKPYTLFVGDEKKKLTDGGIGVNNPAAVGVTVAKDLMPNKKIYLVSIGTGVYLKKNKFYGSGTFGGGALSGLGRNFGTTIDALLNAPNTHTSETVKMLVEALGGKYLSLNPQLLKDVDLASTSKKDMSDLMAAAEQIIEGEPLNEFIAFVNAQKKLKRRNAVRGDRDFARWHRNVTSRANL